Proteins encoded in a region of the Coffea eugenioides isolate CCC68of chromosome 4, Ceug_1.0, whole genome shotgun sequence genome:
- the LOC113768331 gene encoding E3 ubiquitin-protein ligase RNF126-A: protein MPMVIPESSAIGDTGRYRRSRNLNFSQNQHQPISETDPIPSLVDSNRSKSTISSLLFPTNDHHTSASHKKKNFSSGTFRGLGCTASSQVSVPAVIRTSADWDPKKVKKKKQKSKKNKDHSSSAAAAAAVVLGGTNINSTASLTNTNTSNSNHNNNNNNNNNTNPLSLSLSSSCVAVPDVWCGPGMGLTTDAASVDCVVSRRPVTGRGKVDVEKTSHRERPSYSVRRMVTPEEIPFLDSDATFSIPRSRLDAFGSRHHRHARHGFPEGLAEIVMLQSNLLMGGRSEGADRFRDWRLDIDSMSYEELLELGDRIGYVSTGLREDDITHCLRRTRNPVTDNLRSSLIIEVEKKCSVCQEEYDADDEMGKLNCGHQFHIQCIKKWLTQKNACPICKTEAVSRG, encoded by the exons ATGCCAATGGTGATACCAGAAAGTTCAGCAATTGGCGATACCGGTAGATATAGAAGATCAAGAAACCTTAACTTCAGCCAAAATCAACACCAACCCATCTCAGAAACAGATCCAATCCCTTCACTTGTCGACTCAAATCGCTCAAAATCAACCATTTCCTCTCTACTTTTCCCCACCAATGACCATCACACATCAGCCTCTCATAAAAAGAAGAACTTTTCATCAGGAACTTTCAGGGGATTGGGCTGTACTGCATCATCACAAGTCTCAGTTCCTGCTGTTATCAGAACATCAGCTGATTGGGACCCCAAGAAAGTCAAGAAGAAAAAGCAGAAGAGCAAGAAAAACAAGGACCACAGTTCTTCAGCAGCTGCAGCTGCAGCTGTCGTTTTGGGCGGAACAAATATTAATTCAACGGCATCTTTGACTAATACTAACACCAGCAATAgtaatcataataataataataataacaacaacaatACCAATCCtttatcattatcattatctTCGAGTTGTGTGGCTGTACCTGATGTTTGGTGTGGCCCTGGAATGGGGTTAACCACTGATGCTGCTTCTGTGGATTGTGTTGTTTCAAGAAGGCCTGTCACTGGGAGAGGAAAAGTTGATGTTGAAAAGACGAGCCATAGGGAG CGTCCTTCATATTCTGTAAGGAGGATGGTGACCCCTGAGGAGATCCCTTTTCTTGATTCTGATGCTACATTTTCCATCCCACGCTCTCGGTTAGATGCATTTGGATCGAGGCATCATCGCCATGCTCGGCATGGTTTCCCAGAAGGGCTTGCTGAG ATTGTGATGCTACAAAGTAATCTTCTGATGGGAGGAAGATCAGAAGGTGCAGATCGATTTAGGGATTGGAGACTTGATATTGATAGTATGTCGTACGAG GAATTGCTGGAACTTGGTGATAGAATTGGGTATGTAAGCACAGGATTGAGAGAAGATGATATAACTCATTGTCTGAGGAGAACGAGAAACCCTGTTACGGATAATTTGCGGTCCAGTTTGATCATAGAAGTGGAAAAGAAGTGCAGTGTCTGTCAG GAGGAATATGATGCTGATGATGAGATGGGCAAGCTGAACTGCGGACATCAATTTCACATTCAATGCATAAAGAAGTGGCTTACCCAAAAAAATGCCTGTCCTATTTGTAAGACTGAGGCTGTTTCACGTGGTTAG